Below is a window of Edaphobacter bradus DNA.
AAGAATGAGAAGGCCTGGGACGGTAGTGGAAAGCAAGTCGGGAATGACGCCGCTCATGTAGAGGAGCAGAACCCCGGGAACTCCGAGAAGAAAGCTTGCCGCCACGGAGCCGATGCCGCGGAATGCAGGGTAGGTGCGGCGCATGCTGATAAATAAGACAGCGAAGACGGCTGCCAGGATGAACTGACAGGAGAAGAGAGTTCTGTTGTCAAACCATGACACAAGCAACATCAAGAGGGCCTCGTGCCGCAGTGTAGCGAGGCCTTTTGGGGCGGGAGAAGGCGCCTTTAGTTGTAGTTATTGCGACTGGTCGAAATCAGGAGACGAGCCAGTCGTATTGGTCGTCGGTGAGGGGGACGACGGAGAGGCGGAACTGGCGGAACATGATGGAGCCTTTGAAGACCGGGGCTTCGCGGATCTCGGCCAGCGGCTTTTCGCGCTTGAGACGCTTGACGGGAGCGATGCGGACGATGGGGTTCTTCGGGTCGGAGGGATCGACCGAGACGACCTTCGCGGTTCCGACGGCGGCCTTGCCGATGTTGGAGTGGTAGATGACGAGCTTGTCGCCCTTCTTCATGTTGCGGAGGGTGAGGAGGGCCTGATTGTTGCTGATGCCGTCCCAGGTGGTCTCGCCATCGCGGAGAAGGTCGTCGTAGGAGTATTTGTTGGGTTCGGATTTGAGGAGGTAAGGCATGGCTGTCCTTGGTTGTTGTAGTTCAGCAGAGAAACCGCAGGTCCCTCGACTTCGCTGCGCTTCGCTCAGGATGACACGAATTGGAGCTGGTGGAAAAGACGATGTGTTCGATTAGCCGCCGAGGTCGAGGAGGTGGACTTCGTTGAGGGGGTGGCCGAGGAAGGCGGAGCCGAGGCGCTGGAACTTTTCGATGGAGTCGGTGGCGTAGAACGTGCTTGCAGGTGGCTCGGTGGAGGCTGAGGGTGGGAGAAGCGCGGACACGGCGCGGGCGGTGGCCTCCGCGGAGTCGATGACGTACATGGGGTGGTGGAGCTCATGGAGGGTGTTCTCGATGAGCGGGCGCAGCAGCGGGTAATGGGTGCAGCCGAGGAGGAGGATGCTTGCATCGGGAGCCTCACAGAGTGCTTCAAGGAGGTAGATGCGGAGGACTTCGGCGGTGACGGCGTGGCTGATCCAGCCTTCTTCAACCAGCGGGACGAGGAGGGGGCAGGCCTTCTCCGTGGCGCGCAGGCCGAGGGCTGTGAGGGCGCGGGTGTAGGCGTGGGACTGGGTGGTGGCGGATGTGGCGAGGACGAGAGCGTGGGCAGGCTTTGGCGGTGGCGCGTGGTGAGATGTGGTTGGAGAAGCGTGTTTTTCCGCTCCCCCGTCGACTTGCTTTGTTCGCTCAGGGGCCGATCGAAATAACGATTTGTGCGAAGCGCTCAGTGCGGCCTGGGCTCCGGGCTCGATGACTCCGAAGACGGGGATGAGAAGGGCGGCGCGGATGTCGTCGAGGGCGAGGGCTGTGGCGGTGTTGCAGGCGATGACGAGGTGGTCTGCGCCTTGATCGGCGAGGAAGTGGGCGCTGGAGACAGCGTAGCGGGCGACGGTTTCGTGGGACTTGGAGCCGTAGGGGAGACGGGCGGTGTCGCCGAGGTAGATGTAGCGGGCGTGAGGGACGAGGCGGAGCAGCTCACGGAGGACGGTGAGGCCTCCGAAGCCGGAGTCGAAGACGCCGATGGTGGGACGCTCGGGGGTAGGTGAGGGTGTGGAGCTCATGGCTGGGTGGCCTCTTCGGTGGGCGCGGTGGATTGGGTGGTGGTGTCGATGCAGGGATAGGAGCGGCTGAGGTCGGCGTGGCCGGCGAGGGTGTCGTGGGGCTGGCCGTCGACGAGGAAGCGGACGTGTGCGATCTGCGGGAGTGCGGCGTGGAGGGTTCCGATGATGGAGTTCAGGGTGAGGGTTTCGACCTCGACGCCGGAGGGGTGGTTGGCGACGAAAGAGCCGTGGAGGTTGAGGATGGCGGTCTCGCCGGTGTTGGGGGTGGAGGGATTCGTGAGGAGGAAGACGTCGTCGATGGCGGGTCCGCTCTGGAGCGGGTGGGGCGAGTCGGGCTGGGAGTACTGGGCGAGGAGGTCGTTGAGCAGGACGCGGGCGCGAAGGGTGGGATTCTTGGGCAGGGCGACCTGCGCGCGCGAGGGGGTGATGGTGCCGTCGGCGTCGCTGGCGAGGTAAAACGTGACGTCCTCGGTGGTAGCGGCGTTGGGGGCGGCGATGGGCATGGCACTGTTTAGCTCGGTGAGGCGGAGGTGGGCCTGGCGGCAGCCGTGGATGAGGAAGAGGGCCAGGAGGGAGATGCCGCCGACGAGGCTCCAGAAGAGGATGCGCTGGTAGCGGGGGATCATCGGGCGGCTCCTGTTGGCCCTGTGGCTGCCGCGGCCGGCGGGGGGGCGTTGTGGTTGCGGTAGGAGGAGAGGCCGTCGGCGATGGCCTTGGCAGTGATCTGCTGGTAGCTGCCGTCAGTGACGGAGGTGGGCTGGGCCCCGGCGTGCGCGGGCGGAGCAAGCTCGATGGCGACTGCGGCGCAGGTGAGGTTGTCGAGCGGCGGAACGGACGCGCGCAGCAGGACGGCGGGGAGCTTGTCGGCGGTGAGGGCGAGGCCGATCTCGTTGGCAAGGCGGAGGCTCTGCGGAATCGTGGGAGCCTGGGCGGTCTGCCAGGGCAGGGCTATGCGTGCGGCCGCGAGGTGGTCGGGTGGAGTGAGGGCCGAGGTGACGATGTGGACTCCGGAGCCGCTGGTGGTGGCGTGAAGGATGAGGCAGGCGAGCGGGCGGGCGTGGTTGGCGAGGCCGGCACGCTGGTCGGTGGAAAGGACGTCGGCGGGGTCGGAGTCGCGAGTGGAGAGGACGGTGAAGCCGGCGGCGGAGAGCAGCGTGCGGAGGCGCGCCGAGAAGGAGAGGGTGACGTCCTTTTCGAGGACTTCGCCGGCGAGGTGGGCGCCGGTGTCGGGGCCGCCGTGGGCGGGGTCGATGAGGATAACGTTGCGGTAGAAGGCGGGGAGGGGCTTGGGTGCGGTCTGCGGCTGCGGGGATGGCTGGGGTGTCTGGGCCGTCTGCGCATTGGCGAGGCAGGTGATCGCGCTCAGCAGGAGGGTGGTCGCGGTCTTGAGGATGGAGTGGCGAGTTGGGGTCACGGCTTGGGGGAGATGCGATTTGATTGTAATGGAGAGGATCGTGGGCGATTCCTTCGCAGCCGAAGAGGCAAGGGTCCCTCCGGGGATGACAACGAGAGATGCAAATGCAACTGCAAGAACAACGGCAGGTGCAACTGCAGAAGCCACGGCAGTTCTTTGGCTGGGTTGAATGTGTGCTTTCCCACCCATCGCGATGAAGCTGCGATGGATGGGGCACCCGAATATCCTGAGAATCCCAGGTGGCCGCCGCAATGGTTGCGGCGGCTGTGGTTCAGTCGAGGGCGTAGATAGCCAGGCCGCTCAGGAGCTTGGGGTAGAAGTCGGTGGATTTTTGCGGCATGACGTCGCCGGCGAGGGAGACATCTTTGAGCTGGTCGAGGGTGATGGGTTTGATGAGGAAGGCTATGTTGGCTTCGCCGCTGGTGACCATGGAGACGGCTTCGTCGGCTTCGCGGATGTAGGCGACGCTGCCGAGGCGGGTGATGGTCTCCTGGTCGAGGCCGAGGAGCTTATCGAGGACGACGCGGTGAAGCTGGACGACGTCGAGGTGGCGCTGGCGTGCGGGAAGGTCCTTGAGGATGTCTTCCATGACCTCGGGCTTGGCGGTGAGGAGATAGTTGCCGTCGCCGGTGGCGGCTATGAAGGCCGTGCCAGTGGTGTTGGCGAGGGCGGAGACATCCGGCTTGTCGAGCTCTTTGATGGTGAAGTAAACGCTGGCCTTAGTGATGAAGTCGGGCGAGGAGAAGCCCTCGAGGCCGTGGACGACGCGGTGCGTGGGAAGAATGGTGATTCCGGGGGCGTCCATATTGACGAAGGTCATCATCATGGCTGCCTCGGGGAAGGATGGAGCGGGAAGGTGGCCGGCAGGGAGCTTCCCGTCCTCGCCCATGGGTTCGAAGGGCTGGTTGAGGGGGAGCTTGAGTTGCGCGCTGCGCTCCTTGGCGTAGGCGACGGAGGTTTCGTAGCGGTGGTGGCCGTCGGCGATGATGAGCTTCTTGTCAGCCATGGCGGTGACAATGAGGTTGATGAGGTTTGGGTCGGTGAGCTTCCAGACGCGGTGGACGACGCCGTACTCATCGGTGACGGCAAGGTCGGCGGGGGTGGTGTCTGCTCCGTTGGGGCCGTTGACTCCAAAGATGAGCTTCTCGGCGGTGAAGGCGGGGTCGGAGTAGAGCATGTAGATCTGCTCGCAGTAGGCGCGGGTGGCCTTGAAGAGACTCATTCGGTCGGACTTGTGCTTTGGGAAGGTCTGCTCGTGGCGATAGACGACCTTGTCGGCGTAGTCGTAGAGGTGGCCGAGGGCGATGAATCCGCGGCGCTCGCGGATTTCATTGGAGTGAGGGACTTGGTAGGTCTGGGAGTAGCCGTAGAGTGCGGGCTCGGACTCCTCGGCGAGGATGCCGTCCTTGCGCCATGCGTGGAGGGTTTCGGCGGCGCGGGTGTAGACGTTCTCCTGCTCGGTGTCGCTGGGGAATTGCTTGCCGAGGATGACGCGGACGAGGTTGTAGGGGCTGGCCTCGTAGTAGCGCTGCTGCATGGCTGGGGTGATCTTGTCGTAGGGCTGGGTGACGACGTCCTCCATCTTGACGCGGGCAAGGTCGTAGCGGAGAGCGCGGAAGGGATAGATGCGGGCCATGCTGTGTGATCGCTCCAGAGAAAAGAGATAGGTCGATTGTACGGTGTGGTATGGCGAGGCAGTTGAAAAGCAGAATGCCCGCTGTGGAATAACAATGAGATCGCGGGGAGTGGCAACCTGAGAGTTCGCAGCGTCATCGCAATTCAATCCATTGCTCACAAATGGATGACAAATGACTTTGATGATGCGTCTATTATCTTTGGGATATGTAAATGCGCAGATGCCGGGTGAGGTGGGTGTACTCTAGGGCGTTTGGTCGCACGGTTGGCAGATGGGTTGCGGAGATGACCGGGTCATGTGGGAGACAGACGGTACAAGCCGGACGCGTTGTCGCAAGCGCAGGCGGGTGGCTGAGTTCCTCGTCGCTGCGATGGTTTGGGTGGGCTTATGGGCCGGGCTGGCCACGGGTGTGAGCCGGGGGCAGGAGAATCCGCTGGGACAGGTGCATACGCAGGAGCCGCCACCTCCACCGAAGTCGCCGGAAGACGAGAAGCCGGTGGTTGAAGGGGCGAATAATGTCGCAGCCAATGCGACGGCGCACAGGAGGGACTCGCGCATCCGGGTAGACGTGAACCTGGTGCTGGTTCCTGCGACGGTGACGGACCCGATGAACCGGCTGGTGACCGGTTTGGAGAAGGAGAACTTCGAGGTCTACGACAACAACGTCGGGCAGATAATCAAGTCGTTCTCAACGGAGGATGCTCCGGTGACGATCGGGGTCATCTTTGACCTGAGCGGCAGCATGACGTCGAAGTATGCGCGGGCGAGGAAGGCGCTGAGCGAGTTTCTGCGAACGTGCAATCCTCAGGATGAGTTCTTTGTGGTGGGGTTCAACGACCGTCCCGCGGTGGTTGTTGATTACACGTCGGATGTGGACGACGTGGAGGCGCGGATGGTGATGCTGAAGCCGGAGAACCGGACGGCGCTGATCGATGCGGTGTATCTGGGGGTGAACAAGCTGCGGCAGGCCAAGTATGACCGTAAGGCGCTGCTGATCATCTCCGATGGTGGCGACAACCGCAGCCGCTACACCGAGGGCGAGCTTCGGCGCGTGGTGCGGGAGAGCGATGTGCAGATCTACTCGATCGGCATCTTCGACCAGTATGCGCCGACACAGGAGGAGCAGCTTGGGCCGATTCTACTGACCGATATCTGCGAGATGACGGGTGGAAGAATGTTTCGCGTGGGCGACCTGGCTGACCTGGGTGATATTGCGTCGCGCATCAGCGCCGAGTTGCGCAACGAATACCTGATCGGCTACAGGCCATCGGAAATGAAGAAGGACGGCAACTGGCGTAAATTGAAGATACGACTCGTACCGCCGCCGGGGCTTCCTCCACTGACGGTACACAATCGCCAGGGGTATTATGCACCTTCGCAGTAAAGGATATAGAAAAAATGAGTTCAGGTTACGAAGGCGGCGTGTCCCGTTCCTCCATGTCGCGGCTATTCTTGCCGTTTTTGCAGTGCCACAGATCTGCAGCGCGCAATTGGATAAGAACACGTCGTTGGTGCTTCTAGCGAAGGCCCAAGGAGATTTTGCGGACTGGCCAAAGCTCCGACAGGACGTACAGTTCATTAGCGGAAAATCAACTGTCATTGGATTAGTGAAGAATCAGATTCTGGTTCTGGAGGATGGGGTCGAACAGCCTGACGTGACGTTGCAACAGGCTGATAACGCTGCCTCGATCTGCCTGCTGCTAGACCAAAGCAGCTCCATGAAGGAAAGAGGCAAGGAGGTCATTGAAGCCGCACGACGGCTTATCGCAACCGCAAATCCGGGAGACGAGTTCGCACTCATGAGTTTCTCGGGCCCAGTCTATGTAGAGCAGGGATTCACGACAGATACAAAGAAGCTTGACGCGGCACTGCAGCGCGCTGAGTTTAAAGGCGCTTCCGATGTTTTTGATGCAGTACTGGCGTCAGTTGTCCAGATGGAAACACACGTTCCGAAGTATAGGAAAGTAATAGTGATTCTTTCGGATGGAGATGACAATTACTCCCAAGTCACACTATCAGACTTGTTACGAAGACTGCGATATCCAGGGGCACCATTGATTTACTCTCTAAGCCCACCTCAAGGGCTCAAGGTTAACGTAAGGCAAAACGGGCAGGCCCTCTCAAATCTACTGGCACTCACAAAAGCGACAGGTGGATTCAGTTTTGAGCCCGACACCTCGGATGAGTTGAGGGACTATGCGGCGGAGATTTCTCGGGATATTCGTAGTCGATACAGCCTGCAATATACATCGACGCATACGCAAATAGACGGAAAGCTGCATAAGGTTGAAATAAAGATTGCACCGGGAGTTAGTGCATCCAAGATCAAGCCACATTTTCGGCAGGAGTACTATGCCCCATCGCACTAAAAAGGCGGAACCGAAGTGGCGAGCCGGGATATGGCTCATATCTGTAGCGACGCTGCTATGCGGGACTGTGATCGGCGTGGCGCAACAAACTCAAACGAATGCGCCAGCAGGGCAGCCGCAGCAGCCATCGCTAACGGTGGACCGCGATCCTGTGCCTTCTCCGGACGTTGAGGCGCCGCCTCCTCCGAAGGGGACGAGCGCGCCGCAGGGGCTGGCGCCGATTACGAAGGGCGCAGGCGGCAAGTACACACTGCGTCAGGACGCCTACGAGGTGAGGCTGAACGCGACGGTGCTCGATGGAAGCGGGCGGTCGATCATGGACCTGACCAAAGACGCGTTTCACGTCTACGAAGATGGCGTGCCGCAGACGATCGCGTCGTTCCGGCATGAGGATCTGCCGGTGTCGCTGGGAATTCTGATCGACAGTTCTGGTTCGATGTACGACAAGCGGCCTTCGGTGGAGAAGGCCGCGCTGGACCTGGTGAAGCTCTCAAACCACGAGGATGAGGCGTTTGTTGTGGACTTCTCGTGGGAGGCGTTCATCGACCAGGATTTCACCAGCGATATCGGGAAGCTGCAGCAGGGGCTTAGCTACATCAAGTCGAGCGGTGGAACGGCGATGTACGACGCGCTGGTGGCCTCGGCTGATTACTTGTCGAAGAACGCGAAGCATCCGAAGCAGGTATTGCTGATCGTTACTGATGGCGAGGACAATGCTTCGAGTGCGTCGCTGGAGCAGTCGATACGGAGGATTCAGGACCTGGACGGGCCGGTGATCTACTGCGTCGGGCTGCTGTTTGGCGAGGACACGGACAAGCGCGAGTCGCGGCATGCACGGCGCGTACTGGAGACACTGGCGGAACAGACGGGCGGCGAGGCATACTTTCCAAGGTCGATCAATCAGGTCGATGAGATTGCGTCAGAGGTCGCGAAGGACATTCGGACGCAATATACGATCTCGTACCACTCGACCAAGTCGCCGGCTCTCGGCGGCTACAGACAGGTGCATGTGGATGCGAAGGCAAAGAGTTACGGAAGGTTGACGGTGAGAACACGGAGCGGGTACTACCCGCGGATTAATCGAAATGCGGCAGAGAGTGGGCAGGCGTCCTTGAACAATCCGGAGTCGCGCCCCTGATGAGAATTGCAGAGACGATTACAGAGTTGGTGGGGAAGACGCCGATGGTGCGTCTTGCCGCGCTGGAGCCTGAGGGCGGCGCGGAGATCTGGGCCAAGCTGGAGTACTTGAATCCCGGTGGGAGCGTCAAGGACAGAGCAGCGCTGGGAATTGTCCTCGACGCCGAGCGCCGCGGCGTCCTCAAGCCGGGCTCGACGATTGTAGAGGCGACAGCGGGCAATACCGGCGTGGGGCTGGCGCTGATTGGCATCAATCGCGGGTACAAGGTTGTGCTGTATGTCCCGGAGAACTTTGCCGAGGAGAAGTGCAAGCTGATGCGCGGGCTCGGCGCGACGGTGATTCGTACGCCCGAGGCTGAGGGAATGGCCGGCGCGATTCGGCGGGCGCTGACGTTTGAGCAGGAGAACGAAGGGGCGTTTGCGGCGCTGCAGTTTGAGAATCCTGCGAACCCTGACTTCCACGAGCAGACGACCGCGGTGGAGATATGGGAGCAGATGGAGGGCCGCGTGGATGCCTGGGTCTCGGGGGTGGGGTCGGCGGGGACCTTTACCGGAGTGGCTCGGTTTCTGAGGCGGATGCAGCCGGGAGCGTTGAATGTTGCGGTGGAGACGCAGGGAAGTGTGCTGCAGGGTGGGAAGCCGGGGCCGCACAGGGTGGAAGGGATCGGCGCGTCGTTTGTGCCAGTGACGTTCGACCGCTCGGTGTGCGACCGGATTATCCAGGTGATGG
It encodes the following:
- a CDS encoding EVE domain-containing protein, which translates into the protein MPYLLKSEPNKYSYDDLLRDGETTWDGISNNQALLTLRNMKKGDKLVIYHSNIGKAAVGTAKVVSVDPSDPKNPIVRIAPVKRLKREKPLAEIREAPVFKGSIMFRQFRLSVVPLTDDQYDWLVS
- a CDS encoding glutamate racemase encodes the protein MSSTPSPTPERPTIGVFDSGFGGLTVLRELLRLVPHARYIYLGDTARLPYGSKSHETVARYAVSSAHFLADQGADHLVIACNTATALALDDIRAALLIPVFGVIEPGAQAALSASHKSLFRSAPERTKQVDGGAEKHASPTTSHHAPPPKPAHALVLATSATTQSHAYTRALTALGLRATEKACPLLVPLVEEGWISHAVTAEVLRIYLLEALCEAPDASILLLGCTHYPLLRPLIENTLHELHHPMYVIDSAEATARAVSALLPPSASTEPPASTFYATDSIEKFQRLGSAFLGHPLNEVHLLDLGG
- a CDS encoding GerMN domain-containing protein, with product MIPRYQRILFWSLVGGISLLALFLIHGCRQAHLRLTELNSAMPIAAPNAATTEDVTFYLASDADGTITPSRAQVALPKNPTLRARVLLNDLLAQYSQPDSPHPLQSGPAIDDVFLLTNPSTPNTGETAILNLHGSFVANHPSGVEVETLTLNSIIGTLHAALPQIAHVRFLVDGQPHDTLAGHADLSRSYPCIDTTTQSTAPTEEATQP
- a CDS encoding N-acetylmuramoyl-L-alanine amidase translates to MASAVAPAVVLAVAFASLVVIPGGTLASSAAKESPTILSITIKSHLPQAVTPTRHSILKTATTLLLSAITCLANAQTAQTPQPSPQPQTAPKPLPAFYRNVILIDPAHGGPDTGAHLAGEVLEKDVTLSFSARLRTLLSAAGFTVLSTRDSDPADVLSTDQRAGLANHARPLACLILHATTSGSGVHIVTSALTPPDHLAAARIALPWQTAQAPTIPQSLRLANEIGLALTADKLPAVLLRASVPPLDNLTCAAVAIELAPPAHAGAQPTSVTDGSYQQITAKAIADGLSSYRNHNAPPPAAAATGPTGAAR
- a CDS encoding DUF1015 domain-containing protein, whose protein sequence is MARIYPFRALRYDLARVKMEDVVTQPYDKITPAMQQRYYEASPYNLVRVILGKQFPSDTEQENVYTRAAETLHAWRKDGILAEESEPALYGYSQTYQVPHSNEIRERRGFIALGHLYDYADKVVYRHEQTFPKHKSDRMSLFKATRAYCEQIYMLYSDPAFTAEKLIFGVNGPNGADTTPADLAVTDEYGVVHRVWKLTDPNLINLIVTAMADKKLIIADGHHRYETSVAYAKERSAQLKLPLNQPFEPMGEDGKLPAGHLPAPSFPEAAMMMTFVNMDAPGITILPTHRVVHGLEGFSSPDFITKASVYFTIKELDKPDVSALANTTGTAFIAATGDGNYLLTAKPEVMEDILKDLPARQRHLDVVQLHRVVLDKLLGLDQETITRLGSVAYIREADEAVSMVTSGEANIAFLIKPITLDQLKDVSLAGDVMPQKSTDFYPKLLSGLAIYALD
- a CDS encoding VWA domain-containing protein → MWETDGTSRTRCRKRRRVAEFLVAAMVWVGLWAGLATGVSRGQENPLGQVHTQEPPPPPKSPEDEKPVVEGANNVAANATAHRRDSRIRVDVNLVLVPATVTDPMNRLVTGLEKENFEVYDNNVGQIIKSFSTEDAPVTIGVIFDLSGSMTSKYARARKALSEFLRTCNPQDEFFVVGFNDRPAVVVDYTSDVDDVEARMVMLKPENRTALIDAVYLGVNKLRQAKYDRKALLIISDGGDNRSRYTEGELRRVVRESDVQIYSIGIFDQYAPTQEEQLGPILLTDICEMTGGRMFRVGDLADLGDIASRISAELRNEYLIGYRPSEMKKDGNWRKLKIRLVPPPGLPPLTVHNRQGYYAPSQ
- a CDS encoding VWA domain-containing protein, with the translated sequence MDKNTSLVLLAKAQGDFADWPKLRQDVQFISGKSTVIGLVKNQILVLEDGVEQPDVTLQQADNAASICLLLDQSSSMKERGKEVIEAARRLIATANPGDEFALMSFSGPVYVEQGFTTDTKKLDAALQRAEFKGASDVFDAVLASVVQMETHVPKYRKVIVILSDGDDNYSQVTLSDLLRRLRYPGAPLIYSLSPPQGLKVNVRQNGQALSNLLALTKATGGFSFEPDTSDELRDYAAEISRDIRSRYSLQYTSTHTQIDGKLHKVEIKIAPGVSASKIKPHFRQEYYAPSH
- a CDS encoding VWA domain-containing protein — protein: MPHRTKKAEPKWRAGIWLISVATLLCGTVIGVAQQTQTNAPAGQPQQPSLTVDRDPVPSPDVEAPPPPKGTSAPQGLAPITKGAGGKYTLRQDAYEVRLNATVLDGSGRSIMDLTKDAFHVYEDGVPQTIASFRHEDLPVSLGILIDSSGSMYDKRPSVEKAALDLVKLSNHEDEAFVVDFSWEAFIDQDFTSDIGKLQQGLSYIKSSGGTAMYDALVASADYLSKNAKHPKQVLLIVTDGEDNASSASLEQSIRRIQDLDGPVIYCVGLLFGEDTDKRESRHARRVLETLAEQTGGEAYFPRSINQVDEIASEVAKDIRTQYTISYHSTKSPALGGYRQVHVDAKAKSYGRLTVRTRSGYYPRINRNAAESGQASLNNPESRP
- a CDS encoding PLP-dependent cysteine synthase family protein, translated to MRIAETITELVGKTPMVRLAALEPEGGAEIWAKLEYLNPGGSVKDRAALGIVLDAERRGVLKPGSTIVEATAGNTGVGLALIGINRGYKVVLYVPENFAEEKCKLMRGLGATVIRTPEAEGMAGAIRRALTFEQENEGAFAALQFENPANPDFHEQTTAVEIWEQMEGRVDAWVSGVGSAGTFTGVARFLRRMQPGALNVAVETQGSVLQGGKPGPHRVEGIGASFVPVTFDRSVCDRIIQVMDDPAFEMVKRLAAEAGVFGGSSAGAVVCACVEVARDLSPGKRVVTVIPDSAERYLSKGLLG